The following are encoded together in the Drosophila biarmipes strain raj3 chromosome 3L, RU_DBia_V1.1, whole genome shotgun sequence genome:
- the LOC108034651 gene encoding uncharacterized protein LOC108034651 has product MQGTQVLCLLLAAVSLASCRSVVRRDVSHLPLEYLPPVELPPVPSRDYLPPVEQHAATLNHVLQPPRDYLPPLPLNNEYLPPVEEPKEEQEVATTTEVIIAEETTTVEPTTEAVIVTTEQPQEVEIITEPQEEVEVKHLEEEEPKEEKEVESAVLLDDGYHYRTPSVVPDLLPVKEYLPPLDGNAVVEELPNGEEDSSALLDDGYHYRSVKRLRF; this is encoded by the exons ATG CAAGGAACCCAAGTACTCTGCCTGCTGTTGGCTGCAGTGAGCCTGGCCAGCTGCCGTTCGGTGGTGCGCCGTGATGTCAGCCACCTGCCCCTGGAGTACCTGCCTCCAGTGGAGCTGCCACCTGTGCCCAGTCGCGACTACTTGCCGCCGGTGGAGCAGCACGCGGCCACATTGAACCATGTCCTCCAGCCGCCCCGTGACTACCTGCCTCCCCTGCCGCTGAACAACGAGTACTTGCCACCTGTGGAGGAACcgaaggaggagcaggaggtggCCACCACAACCGAGGTAATAATTGCAGAAGAAACCACCACAGTGGAGCCCACCACCGAGGCAGTTATCGTCACCACCGAGCAGCCGCAGGAAGTGGAGATAATCACGGAACCgcaggaggaggtggaggtgaAGCatctggaggaggaggagcccaaggaggagaaggaggTGGAGTCGGCAGTGCTCCTGGACGATGGCTACCACTATCGCACGCCCTCTGTGGTGCCCGATCTGCTGCCCGTGAAGGAGTACCTGCCTCCTCTGGACGGCAATGCCGTCGTGGAGGAGCTGCCCAATGGCGAGGAGGACTCCTCCGCCCTTCTGGACGATGGCTACCACTATCGCTCTGTGAAGCGACTCCGCTTCTAG